Proteins encoded together in one Pseudomonas sp. TCU-HL1 window:
- a CDS encoding CBS domain-containing protein, producing MKTVAEILRAKSHTQLFSVEPTTTVLEAALLMADKDIGALVVMQGGELVGIVTERDFVRRVAALERSAYATTIEEVMTSNLFVVTPRDSNQYCMQLMTEKNLRHLPVLQDGKLVGLLSIRDLVRDITAEQESLIHHLEQYIRGA from the coding sequence ATGAAAACAGTCGCCGAGATTCTCAGAGCCAAATCCCACACCCAGCTGTTCAGCGTCGAGCCCACCACCACCGTTCTGGAAGCTGCCCTGTTGATGGCCGACAAGGATATTGGTGCGTTGGTGGTGATGCAGGGCGGGGAGCTGGTCGGCATCGTCACCGAGCGTGACTTCGTGCGCCGCGTCGCCGCACTGGAACGCTCCGCCTACGCCACCACCATCGAAGAGGTGATGACCTCCAACCTTTTCGTGGTGACCCCGCGTGATAGCAACCAGTACTGCATGCAGCTGATGACCGAGAAGAACCTGCGCCATTTGCCCGTGTTGCAGGACGGCAAGCTGGTGGGGCTGCTCTCCATCCGCGACCTGGTACGCGATATCACCGCCGAACAGGAAAGCCTGATCCATCATCTGGAGCAGTACATTCGCGGGGCGTAG
- a CDS encoding glutathione S-transferase family protein produces the protein MSASLTLFFSPTSPYVRKVMVLLHETGQLDAVSLHGVTLTPVNPSAEVNEHNPAGKIPALQLADGSVLHDSRVILDYFDHQHDGEPLIPRDGAARWRRLTLASLADAVLDASILVRYETFLRPEDKRWDDWVLGQCGKIDRALETFEQAADELGERFDVAAISAACALGYLDFRMPGLNWRRDYPKLANWYSTVAQRPSLQATAPVH, from the coding sequence ATGAGCGCCAGCCTGACCTTGTTCTTCTCCCCCACGTCCCCGTATGTCCGCAAGGTCATGGTGTTGCTCCACGAGACCGGCCAACTGGACGCGGTCAGCCTCCATGGCGTGACCCTGACCCCAGTGAACCCCAGTGCCGAGGTGAACGAGCACAACCCCGCCGGCAAGATCCCGGCCCTGCAACTGGCCGATGGCAGCGTGTTGCACGACAGCCGCGTGATCCTCGACTACTTCGACCACCAGCACGACGGTGAGCCCCTGATTCCCCGCGACGGTGCCGCGCGCTGGCGGCGACTGACGCTGGCCTCCCTGGCCGACGCGGTGCTGGATGCCTCCATTCTGGTGCGCTACGAAACCTTTCTGCGCCCGGAAGACAAGCGCTGGGACGACTGGGTCCTGGGCCAGTGCGGCAAAATCGACCGCGCCCTGGAAACCTTCGAGCAGGCCGCCGACGAACTCGGTGAGCGTTTCGACGTGGCCGCCATCAGCGCGGCTTGCGCCCTGGGCTACCTGGACTTCCGCATGCCCGGTCTGAACTGGCGTCGCGACTACCCGAAACTGGCCAACTGGTATTCAACCGTCGCCCAGCGTCCTTCGCTGCAGGCCACGGCGCCTGTTCACTGA
- a CDS encoding ATP-dependent zinc protease, with amino-acid sequence MKPLIALLALVALPAMAAQEPTLYGRYEYVRLPEIGQTLKAKMDTGALTASLSAKDIELFKRDGEEWVRFRLATKSADETLYEHRLSRISKIKNRADELGEEDEAPSAEISKRPVVDMEMCLGGVKRTVEVNLTDRSSFNYPLLIGAKALREFKAAVYAGRKFTAGKPQC; translated from the coding sequence TTGAAACCCCTGATTGCCCTGCTTGCCCTGGTGGCACTGCCCGCGATGGCCGCCCAGGAACCCACCCTCTACGGCCGCTATGAATACGTGCGTCTGCCGGAGATCGGCCAGACCCTCAAGGCCAAGATGGACACCGGCGCCCTGACCGCCTCGCTCTCGGCCAAGGACATCGAACTGTTCAAGCGCGACGGCGAGGAATGGGTGCGCTTCCGCCTGGCCACCAAGAGTGCGGATGAGACGCTGTACGAGCACCGTCTGTCGCGCATCAGCAAGATCAAGAACCGCGCCGATGAGTTGGGCGAAGAAGACGAGGCCCCCTCGGCGGAGATTTCCAAGCGTCCGGTGGTGGACATGGAAATGTGCCTGGGCGGCGTCAAGCGTACGGTGGAGGTCAACCTCACCGACCGCTCCAGCTTCAACTACCCGCTGCTGATCGGCGCCAAGGCCCTGCGCGAGTTCAAGGCCGCCGTCTACGCTGGACGCAAGTTCACTGCCGGCAAGCCTCAGTGCTGA
- a CDS encoding putative nucleotidyltransferase substrate binding domain-containing protein, whose translation MNKADAFAQAGKQAVMQNIHGTMEFLQKYPPFNQMESAHLAFLVEHCLLRFYAAGESIIKPQDGPVEHFYIVKQGRVVGERPHSARRGTETTFEIARGECFPLAALLGERATRTEHLAGEDTFCLLLGKAAFAKLFALSNAFRDFALRGVSSLLDQVNQQVQLRAVETLGAQYSLDTRLGELAVRQPIACRPELPLRDAVRLMHEQQVGSIVIVDAGQRPLGIFTLRDLRRVIADASADLAQPIAEIMTQAPFHLPPEASAFDAALAMTERHIAHVCVVSGERLLGVVSERDLFSLQRVDLVHLARTIRHAGRVETLAALRGEIQRLVDSMLAHGASSTQITRIITLLNDHTVCRVIELTIEEMGDPGIPFTWLCFGSEGRCEQTLHTDQDNGILFEAADAVEAASIRGRLLPLAERINQSLAQCGFELCKGGIMASNPQLCLSRSEWSRRFASFVREATPENLLGSSIYFDLRAVWGPPEGCEALQRELLVLVADNSLFQRMLADNALRQRPPVGRFRDFVVARKGAEKDTLDLKVQGLTPFVDGARLLALAHGISACGTLERLRQLVEREVVDAQDGAAYEEAYHFIQQTRMQQHQHQARQGLPYSNRLDPDTLNHLDRRILRESFRQAQRLQSSLALRYQL comes from the coding sequence ATGAACAAGGCAGATGCCTTTGCCCAGGCCGGCAAGCAGGCGGTCATGCAGAACATCCACGGCACCATGGAGTTCCTGCAGAAGTACCCGCCCTTCAACCAGATGGAAAGCGCCCACCTCGCCTTCCTCGTCGAACACTGCCTGCTGCGCTTCTATGCCGCTGGCGAGTCCATCATCAAACCCCAGGACGGGCCGGTAGAGCACTTCTACATCGTCAAGCAGGGGCGGGTGGTGGGGGAACGCCCGCATTCGGCCAGACGTGGCACCGAGACCACGTTCGAGATCGCCCGCGGCGAGTGCTTTCCGCTGGCCGCGCTGCTGGGCGAGCGCGCCACCCGCACCGAGCACCTGGCCGGCGAAGACACCTTCTGCCTGCTGCTGGGCAAGGCGGCCTTCGCCAAGCTCTTCGCCCTGTCCAACGCCTTCCGCGACTTCGCCCTGCGCGGGGTCAGCAGCCTGCTCGACCAGGTTAACCAGCAAGTGCAGCTGCGCGCGGTGGAAACCCTGGGCGCGCAGTACTCCCTGGATACCCGCCTGGGCGAACTAGCGGTGCGCCAGCCCATCGCCTGCCGGCCGGAACTGCCCCTGCGCGATGCCGTGCGGCTGATGCACGAGCAGCAGGTCGGCAGCATCGTGATAGTCGATGCCGGGCAGCGCCCATTGGGCATCTTCACCCTGCGTGACCTACGCCGGGTGATCGCCGACGCCAGCGCCGACCTCGCCCAGCCCATCGCCGAAATCATGACCCAGGCGCCCTTCCACCTGCCGCCTGAAGCCAGCGCCTTCGACGCCGCGCTGGCCATGACCGAGCGGCACATCGCCCACGTCTGCGTGGTCAGTGGCGAGCGCCTGCTGGGGGTGGTCTCCGAGCGCGACCTGTTTTCGCTGCAGCGGGTCGACCTGGTGCACTTGGCGCGGACCATCCGCCACGCGGGGCGGGTCGAGACCCTGGCGGCCCTGCGCGGCGAAATCCAGCGCCTGGTGGACAGCATGCTGGCCCACGGCGCCAGCTCCACCCAGATCACCCGCATCATCACCCTGCTCAACGACCACACCGTGTGCCGGGTGATCGAGCTGACGATCGAGGAAATGGGCGACCCGGGCATCCCCTTCACCTGGCTGTGCTTCGGCAGCGAAGGGCGCTGCGAGCAGACCCTGCACACCGATCAGGACAACGGCATCCTCTTCGAGGCAGCCGACGCGGTGGAAGCGGCCTCCATTCGCGGGCGCCTGCTGCCGCTGGCCGAACGCATCAACCAGTCCCTGGCGCAGTGCGGCTTCGAGCTGTGCAAGGGCGGCATCATGGCGAGCAACCCGCAGCTCTGCCTGTCGCGCAGCGAATGGAGCCGGCGCTTCGCCAGCTTCGTCCGCGAGGCGACGCCGGAAAACCTGCTGGGCTCCTCCATTTACTTCGACCTGCGCGCCGTCTGGGGTCCCCCCGAAGGCTGCGAGGCGTTGCAGCGGGAGCTGCTGGTCCTGGTGGCCGACAACAGCCTGTTCCAGCGCATGCTGGCCGATAACGCCCTACGCCAGCGCCCGCCGGTGGGGCGATTCCGTGATTTCGTGGTGGCCCGCAAAGGCGCCGAGAAAGATACCCTCGATCTCAAGGTGCAGGGCCTGACGCCCTTCGTCGACGGCGCCCGGCTGCTCGCGCTGGCCCACGGCATCAGTGCCTGCGGCACCTTGGAGCGCCTGCGCCAACTGGTGGAACGGGAAGTGGTGGACGCCCAGGACGGCGCTGCCTATGAAGAGGCCTACCACTTCATCCAGCAGACCCGCATGCAGCAGCACCAGCACCAGGCGCGGCAAGGGCTGCCGTACTCCAATCGGCTCGATCCGGACACCCTCAACCACCTGGACCGGCGCATCCTGCGCGAGTCCTTCCGTCAGGCCCAGCGCCTGCAATCCAGCCTGGCGCTACGTTATCAGCTATGA
- a CDS encoding 3'-5' exonuclease, which yields MNGFPWFSRRTPLDPVIAARRDDLPEPLPLDERPLREQRFVVLDLETSGLNMSRDLVLSIGAVSIDDGAIDLGNPFECTLQRDTGKLSSSVLIHGIAPSELAAGVAPAEALLGFMEFLGDSPLLAFHATFDQRMLSRALKQDLDYRLRHCFLDIAELAPMLCPEAGIRNGGLDEWVDYFGLQVQQRHNASADALVTAEITLILFSRARRHGLESPAALASELARWQRRQHAPAL from the coding sequence ATGAACGGTTTTCCCTGGTTCTCCCGCCGCACGCCACTGGACCCGGTCATCGCTGCCCGCCGCGATGACCTGCCCGAGCCCCTGCCACTGGACGAACGCCCCCTGCGGGAACAGCGCTTCGTGGTCCTGGACCTGGAAACCAGCGGCCTGAACATGAGCCGCGACCTGGTGCTGTCCATCGGCGCGGTGAGCATCGACGACGGCGCCATCGACCTCGGCAATCCGTTCGAGTGCACCCTGCAGCGCGACACCGGCAAGCTCAGCTCCAGCGTGCTGATCCACGGTATCGCCCCCAGTGAACTGGCGGCTGGCGTGGCGCCGGCCGAAGCCCTGCTGGGGTTCATGGAGTTCCTTGGCGACAGCCCGCTGCTGGCCTTCCATGCCACCTTCGACCAGCGCATGCTGAGCCGCGCCCTCAAGCAGGACCTCGACTACCGCCTGCGCCACTGCTTCCTCGACATCGCCGAACTGGCGCCGATGCTCTGCCCCGAAGCCGGCATACGCAACGGCGGCCTGGATGAATGGGTGGACTACTTCGGCCTGCAGGTCCAGCAACGCCACAACGCCAGCGCCGATGCCCTGGTCACCGCCGAGATCACCCTGATCCTGTTCAGCCGCGCCCGCCGCCACGGCCTGGAAAGCCCTGCCGCGCTGGCCTCCGAACTGGCCCGCTGGCAACGCCGGCAACACGCGCCCGCGCTCTGA
- the creC gene encoding two-component system sensor histidine kinase CreC, protein MPLGIRIFLVYFLFVGLAGWFVLSTVMDEIRPGVRQSTEETLVDTANLLAEILHDDVRAGTLNQGRLPELLGAYGERQPGADIWGVRKTRVNHRIYVTDARGVVLLDSSGAAVGQDYSRWNDVYLTLRGQYGARSSREDPNDPDSSVMYVAAPIRDGDRIIGVVSVAKPNASLQPYIERSQRRLAWLGAGLIGLGLLVGGLLSWWLSRSLRRLRDYAQAVSEGQRAELPGMSGGELRQLAIAVERMRTQLEGKAYVERYVHTLTHELKSPLAAIRGAAELLEGEMPAEQRQRFVANIGNEGARLQQLIERLLNLAQVEQRQGLEERVAVPLRELAEELLQAQAARIERTGINVENRIAPGSCAVGERFLLSQALANLLDNALDFTPPGGLLWLDAVREGSWLELRLFNRGEPIPAFALPRLTERFYSLPRPATGRKSTGLGLNFVQEVAGLHGGHLQVTNREGGVEACLRLPFVAD, encoded by the coding sequence ATGCCTCTGGGCATTCGCATCTTCCTGGTCTACTTCCTCTTCGTCGGGCTGGCCGGCTGGTTCGTGCTCAGCACGGTGATGGATGAAATCCGCCCCGGCGTGCGGCAGTCCACCGAGGAGACGCTGGTGGACACCGCCAACCTGCTGGCGGAAATCCTCCATGACGACGTGCGCGCCGGCACCCTGAACCAGGGCCGCCTGCCCGAGCTGCTGGGTGCCTACGGCGAGCGCCAGCCGGGGGCGGATATCTGGGGCGTGCGCAAGACGCGGGTCAACCACCGCATCTATGTCACTGATGCCCGTGGTGTGGTGCTGCTGGACTCCAGTGGCGCGGCGGTGGGCCAGGATTACTCGCGCTGGAACGACGTCTACCTGACGCTGCGCGGCCAGTACGGCGCCCGCTCCAGCCGGGAAGACCCGAATGACCCGGATTCCTCGGTCATGTACGTGGCCGCCCCCATTCGCGATGGCGACCGCATCATCGGCGTCGTCTCGGTAGCCAAGCCCAACGCCTCGCTGCAGCCCTACATCGAACGTTCGCAGCGGCGTCTGGCCTGGCTCGGTGCCGGGTTGATCGGCCTGGGTCTGCTGGTGGGCGGCTTGCTCTCCTGGTGGCTCAGCCGCTCGCTGCGTCGCCTTCGCGACTATGCCCAGGCGGTGAGCGAAGGCCAGCGCGCCGAGCTGCCAGGCATGAGCGGCGGCGAGCTGCGGCAACTGGCGATTGCGGTGGAGCGCATGCGTACCCAGCTGGAAGGCAAGGCCTACGTCGAGCGCTACGTACACACCCTGACCCACGAACTGAAGAGTCCGCTGGCAGCCATTCGTGGCGCCGCCGAGTTGCTGGAAGGCGAGATGCCGGCCGAACAGCGACAGCGTTTCGTGGCCAATATCGGCAACGAAGGTGCGCGCCTGCAGCAACTGATCGAGCGCCTGCTCAATCTGGCCCAGGTGGAACAGCGACAGGGCCTGGAAGAGCGTGTGGCGGTGCCGCTTCGTGAACTGGCCGAGGAGCTGCTGCAAGCACAGGCGGCGCGTATCGAGAGGACCGGCATCAATGTGGAGAACCGGATCGCACCAGGATCGTGCGCAGTCGGCGAGCGTTTCCTGCTCAGCCAGGCCCTGGCCAACCTGCTGGACAACGCCCTGGATTTCACCCCGCCCGGCGGCCTGCTGTGGCTGGACGCGGTGCGCGAAGGCAGCTGGCTGGAACTGCGCCTGTTCAACCGGGGCGAGCCCATCCCCGCGTTCGCCCTGCCGCGTCTTACTGAACGCTTCTACTCCCTGCCGCGCCCTGCAACGGGGCGCAAGAGCACGGGGCTCGGCCTCAATTTCGTGCAGGAGGTGGCCGGGCTCCATGGTGGACATCTGCAGGTGACCAATCGCGAAGGCGGCGTGGAAGCCTGTCTGCGACTTCCCTTCGTCGCGGATTGA
- the creD gene encoding cell envelope integrity protein CreD, translated as MTRTLGFKLGTIALLMLLLMIPLMLIDGLINERQSARDGGLANIAQSSSYSQRITGPILVVPYTRTVREWKTYEQTGQRHLEEREVSSRLYFLPERFSLTGSVDTELRARGIYKARLYKSDSQISGQILVPANYGISDNLADYRFEQPFLAVGISDIRGIGNALKLHINGQTLDFQPGSGDRLLNGGVHVPLAALQAGVRQSLDFAFDLKLQGTSSLSVTPVGRDSRVELSSPWPHPSFIGEFLPSERSINAKGFSATWQTSFFATNLQEALAECVSQQQCNAFYSRDFGVSFVDPVDQYLKTDRAIKYALLFVALTFAGFFLVEVLKRLAVHPVQYGLVGLALAFFYLLLLSLSEHLEFAVAYAISASACVALVGFYVSHVLHSWVRGCGFTLGLAALYGMLYGLLSAEDYALLMGSLLVFGLLACVMVLTRKLDWYGVGRAHPASGH; from the coding sequence ATGACCCGTACCCTGGGTTTCAAGCTGGGCACCATCGCCCTGTTGATGCTGCTACTGATGATTCCGCTGATGCTGATCGACGGTCTGATCAACGAGCGCCAGTCCGCGCGAGATGGGGGGCTGGCCAACATCGCCCAGAGCTCCAGCTACAGCCAGCGGATCACCGGACCCATCCTGGTGGTGCCCTACACGCGCACCGTGCGCGAGTGGAAGACCTATGAGCAGACCGGCCAGCGCCATCTGGAAGAGCGCGAGGTCAGCAGCCGGCTGTACTTCCTGCCGGAGCGCTTCAGCCTGACCGGCAGCGTGGACACCGAATTGCGCGCCCGTGGCATCTACAAGGCGCGCTTGTACAAGAGCGATAGCCAGATCAGTGGGCAGATCTTGGTGCCGGCTAACTACGGCATTAGCGACAACCTGGCGGATTACCGCTTCGAGCAGCCCTTCCTCGCCGTCGGCATCAGCGATATCCGGGGTATCGGCAATGCCCTGAAACTGCACATCAACGGCCAGACCCTGGATTTCCAGCCCGGCAGCGGTGATCGCCTGCTCAACGGTGGCGTGCATGTGCCGCTGGCGGCCCTGCAAGCCGGGGTGCGGCAGAGCCTGGACTTCGCCTTCGACCTCAAGCTGCAGGGCACGTCCAGCCTGAGCGTGACGCCGGTAGGACGTGATTCGCGGGTGGAGCTGAGTTCGCCCTGGCCGCACCCGAGCTTCATTGGTGAGTTCCTGCCCAGTGAGCGCAGTATCAACGCCAAGGGCTTCAGTGCGACCTGGCAGACCAGCTTTTTCGCCACCAACCTGCAGGAGGCGCTGGCCGAATGCGTGAGCCAGCAGCAGTGCAATGCGTTCTACTCCCGCGACTTTGGCGTGAGCTTCGTCGACCCGGTGGATCAGTACCTGAAGACTGACCGCGCCATCAAATACGCCCTGCTGTTCGTTGCCCTGACCTTCGCCGGCTTCTTCCTGGTGGAAGTGCTCAAGCGCCTTGCGGTGCACCCGGTGCAGTACGGCCTGGTGGGCCTGGCCCTGGCGTTCTTCTACCTGTTGCTGTTGTCGCTGTCCGAGCACCTGGAGTTCGCCGTTGCCTATGCCATCTCTGCGTCGGCTTGCGTGGCGCTGGTGGGCTTCTACGTCAGTCATGTGCTGCACAGCTGGGTGCGCGGCTGCGGTTTTACTCTGGGGCTTGCGGCGCTCTACGGGATGCTCTACGGCCTGCTCAGCGCCGAGGACTACGCGCTGCTGATGGGTTCCCTGCTGGTGTTCGGCCTGCTGGCCTGCGTGATGGTGCTGACCCGCAAGCTCGACTGGTACGGCGTCGGTCGTGCCCATCCGGCCAGTGGCCACTGA
- a CDS encoding HD-GYP domain-containing protein: MLKRIAVTDLRIGMYIQELCGSWMDHPFWKTSFLLASGKDLQRIQDSAVGEVWIDTAKGLDVDAGESAEQVDAQAESQLQSAQQQPLAERVEPVSLDEEVGRALRLCARSKQALVAMFNDARLGHAVEVAQAEALVEQITESVIRHPNALISLARLKTSDEYTYMHSVAVCALMVALARQLRMDEEQVREAGLAGLLHDIGKMAVPLELLNKPGKLTDGEFIEMRKHPTAGARILLDSRQVSAAILDVCLHHHEKYDGSGYPHRLAGEKISLLARMGAICDVYDAITSDRPYKKGWSPAEALRKMAEWTKGHFDPLLFQAFVKSVGIYPTGSLVRLESGRLGVVLEQHPSSLLTPWVKVFFSALSRGPIPQEVVDLSRGDRILSRESPEEWGFKQLDELWSGVTTGRGSIFD, from the coding sequence GTGCTGAAACGAATAGCCGTCACTGATCTGCGGATCGGCATGTACATTCAGGAACTGTGCGGCTCCTGGATGGACCATCCGTTCTGGAAAACCAGCTTCCTCCTCGCCAGCGGCAAGGACCTGCAACGTATCCAGGACAGCGCCGTGGGCGAGGTCTGGATCGACACCGCCAAGGGGCTGGACGTGGACGCGGGGGAAAGCGCCGAGCAGGTCGATGCCCAGGCCGAGAGCCAGCTGCAGTCGGCGCAGCAGCAGCCCCTGGCCGAAAGAGTCGAGCCCGTCAGCCTGGACGAAGAAGTGGGCCGCGCCCTGCGCCTGTGCGCCCGCTCCAAGCAGGCGCTGGTGGCGATGTTCAACGACGCCCGGCTCGGCCACGCGGTGGAGGTGGCCCAGGCCGAAGCCCTGGTGGAGCAGATCACCGAATCGGTGATCCGCCATCCCAATGCCCTGATCAGCCTGGCGCGGCTGAAAACCAGTGACGAATACACCTACATGCACTCGGTAGCCGTCTGCGCCCTGATGGTTGCCCTGGCGCGCCAACTCAGGATGGATGAGGAGCAGGTGCGCGAGGCAGGTCTGGCAGGCCTGCTCCACGACATCGGCAAGATGGCCGTGCCGCTGGAGTTGCTGAACAAACCGGGCAAGCTCACCGACGGCGAGTTCATCGAGATGCGCAAGCACCCCACGGCCGGGGCTCGCATCCTGCTGGACAGCCGCCAGGTCAGCGCTGCCATATTGGACGTCTGCCTGCACCACCATGAGAAGTACGACGGCTCGGGCTACCCGCACCGTCTGGCGGGCGAGAAGATCAGCCTGCTGGCGCGCATGGGGGCGATCTGCGACGTGTACGACGCCATCACCTCTGACCGCCCCTACAAGAAGGGCTGGAGCCCTGCCGAAGCGCTGCGCAAGATGGCCGAATGGACCAAGGGCCACTTCGACCCCCTGCTGTTCCAAGCCTTCGTCAAATCCGTTGGCATCTACCCCACCGGCTCGCTGGTCCGTTTGGAGAGCGGCCGTCTCGGCGTGGTGCTGGAGCAGCACCCCTCCTCGTTGCTCACGCCCTGGGTGAAAGTGTTCTTTTCGGCGCTCTCCAGGGGGCCCATTCCCCAGGAGGTGGTCGACCTGTCCAGGGGCGACCGCATCCTGAGCCGCGAGTCTCCGGAGGAGTGGGGTTTCAAGCAACTCGATGAACTCTGGAGCGGCGTGACAACGGGGCGCGGCTCCATCTTCGACTGA
- the creB gene encoding two-component system response regulator CreB — protein MPHILIVEDESAIADTLVYALEADGNATTWLSLGGPALELLRQQPVDLVILDVGLPDTSGFELCKALRRFSEVPVLFLTARNAEIDRVVGLEIGADDYVVKPFSPREVAARVRAILKRTAPRESAPVPAANGVFQVDAERVRILYHGQLLGLTRHEFRLLQALLAKPERVLSREQLLDALGVAADAGYERNIDSHIKSLRAKLRQVAPAAEPIQTHRGLGYSYSPGHA, from the coding sequence ATGCCGCACATCCTCATCGTCGAAGATGAATCCGCCATCGCCGACACCCTGGTCTACGCGCTCGAAGCCGACGGCAATGCCACCACCTGGCTGAGCCTTGGCGGTCCGGCGCTGGAGCTGTTGCGCCAGCAGCCGGTGGACCTGGTGATACTCGACGTCGGCCTTCCGGACACCAGCGGCTTCGAGCTGTGCAAGGCGCTGCGGCGTTTCTCCGAGGTGCCGGTGCTGTTCCTCACCGCACGCAATGCCGAGATCGACCGGGTGGTGGGTCTGGAGATAGGCGCGGATGACTACGTGGTGAAACCCTTCAGCCCCCGCGAAGTGGCCGCGCGGGTGCGTGCCATCCTCAAGCGCACGGCGCCCCGCGAGTCGGCACCTGTACCCGCCGCCAACGGGGTCTTCCAGGTCGACGCCGAGCGTGTACGCATCCTCTACCACGGCCAGCTCCTCGGTCTGACGCGCCACGAGTTCCGCCTGCTCCAGGCCCTGCTGGCGAAGCCCGAACGGGTGCTCAGCCGCGAACAATTGCTGGATGCCCTGGGCGTGGCCGCCGACGCCGGCTACGAGCGCAATATCGACAGCCACATCAAGAGCCTGCGCGCCAAGCTGCGCCAGGTGGCGCCGGCCGCCGAACCCATCCAGACCCATCGAGGCCTGGGCTACAGCTACTCACCGGGCCACGCCTGA
- a CDS encoding acyltransferase: MRPLLTGIATTLLLLLNTLILIGPMLAIALLKFILPGQPLRDACSRGVMWIAETWAENCKRVFSLLTPTHWDIRGGEGLRSDTSYLVISNHQTWVDIPALVQAFNRKAPYFKFFLKKELIWVPFLGLAFWALDYPFMKRHSKAFLEKHPEMKGKDLEITKAACEKFKRLPVTVVNYLEGTRFTPAKHARQGSPYRHLLKPKAGGVAFVLAVLGEQLDAILDVTLVYPGKGVPGFWALLSGRVPRVIMDIRTRELDPALWQGDYENDGEFRQYVQTWVSQLWQEKDARISQLRGELGEAR, encoded by the coding sequence ATGCGGCCACTGCTGACCGGAATCGCCACCACCCTGCTGCTGTTGCTCAACACCCTGATCCTGATCGGCCCGATGCTGGCCATCGCCCTACTCAAGTTCATCCTGCCCGGCCAGCCACTGCGCGATGCCTGCTCGCGTGGCGTGATGTGGATCGCCGAAACCTGGGCGGAAAACTGCAAGCGCGTCTTCTCCCTGCTGACCCCCACCCACTGGGACATCCGTGGCGGCGAGGGCCTGCGCAGCGACACCTCCTACCTGGTCATCAGCAACCACCAGACCTGGGTGGACATTCCCGCGCTGGTCCAGGCCTTCAACCGCAAGGCGCCCTACTTCAAGTTCTTCCTGAAGAAGGAACTGATCTGGGTGCCGTTCCTCGGCCTGGCCTTCTGGGCGCTCGACTATCCCTTCATGAAGCGCCACAGCAAGGCCTTCCTCGAAAAGCACCCGGAGATGAAAGGCAAGGACCTGGAGATCACCAAGGCCGCCTGTGAGAAGTTCAAGCGCCTGCCGGTGACCGTGGTGAACTACCTCGAAGGCACGCGCTTTACCCCTGCCAAGCATGCCAGGCAGGGCTCGCCTTACCGGCACCTGCTGAAACCCAAGGCCGGCGGCGTGGCCTTCGTGCTGGCAGTGCTAGGTGAACAGCTGGATGCCATCCTCGACGTCACCCTCGTTTACCCCGGCAAGGGCGTGCCCGGTTTCTGGGCGCTGCTGTCCGGCCGGGTGCCACGGGTGATCATGGACATCCGCACGCGCGAACTGGACCCGGCCCTGTGGCAGGGTGATTACGAGAACGACGGGGAATTCCGCCAGTACGTGCAGACCTGGGTCAGCCAGCTCTGGCAAGAGAAGGATGCGCGCATCAGCCAATTGCGCGGGGAACTGGGCGAGGCCCGCTGA